AGGGCGCTATCGAGGTGTTCCTTCAGAATGGATTGAATCTGGCCGTAGCCGACGTTCACGTCTTGCTGAAAGACGGTCGTCGAGTCCGCGTAAAGAGGACCCGCCACAAAAAGGGCAAGAACAAATCCGGTGGTGTGCTTCAAGATGCGCATACGCTCTCCCTTTGCATCTTCCACCGAACGAAGCAATGGAGGCTATTGCATGAGCCACGCCGTAAAATCGTCTCGGGTTGAGATGGGAAACGCAACGTAAGCGCCGCGGGCACACTGCGGCCGCGACTCGTCACCGGGGTCTGACGGGTGTTGGTTATTTACACAGATCGTAATTGAAGGTCTGCACGCAAGCGGCCACGCCACCTTCGGCGGGAACCTTGCCACCGGAACGGCGGTCATTGCAGCGGAATTCCACGATGGCGCTTTTCAGAAGCTTCTTTTCGCAGCTGAGCTTATTGCCGGAAAACTCTTTGTCGAATTGCGCTGCGGCCTTGGCGTCGCGCCGCAGGCCTTCGTGCAGCAACTGCGCGCCCTGCGACTCGAAGTCGTAAGGTCCCGCCGCCGTCACCATCGCGAAGAGATCCGACCACAACCGCGTACGGAGCTTCGAATTCTTCGCGGCCTCGTTCACACCGGCGCGGATCGTTTTCATCATCGGATCAATCAACTTACCGCCGGTTTCCTGATCGACGGTCGAGCGCGGATTCAGCGCGCCGAACTCCTTCGTCGTTTTCGCGATCTCGTTACAGCTCACGCACGCTTGCGCCTGCGCGATTCCCAAAATCATGGTGACGAGCACGATCGCGATCTTCATCATTGGCACTTCCTGCGGATCTTGGGCGACATCTTCGAAATATCCTCGGGAACGTAGACTCCGACCAGCTGGCGATTCGCCACCGCGGGGGCCACCGTACGACCATCCGTGTAGTAACGTCCGTCATCACCCTTGATGGTGACGTGACCGACGTAATTTCCGTAGGGACGGCTCATACGTCCGTTACGCAGATAGTTTGCGGTCAGCGGGCCTTTGAAAACCAAGATCGCTCCCGGGGGTGCGTTTTGCGCATTGTACTGATTGATACGGTTCACGAAGCCCTTCCGTTTCATCACGCCTTTGGCATGATAGTCAACCGCGTGGCCCAGACCCGCGCCGTTATTGACGCCCGCTTTGTCCAGTGCCTGCCGCACGCCGAGAGCGCACTGACCGCGCGATGCGGGACGGTTACCGTAGTTATTGCGCACGACCACTTTCGCGGCCTTCAAGATTTCGTTCCGCACGCAGGCGTTGCCTTTACCGACACCGCGCGCTTGATCCTGCGTCGCCGACAAGATATCCGCCGCATCGTCGCGCGGGTTACGTGCTTGATCACGGCAAGTTCCGTCCACGCACGCCGTCCCTTCGGTGGCGCCCTTGTGGACCCAACCGGTTTTGCCGTCGTCCGTGCGGACCTGAACCCATTCACCTTCACGTTTCAAGATCGTCATCTTCGAACGGCCACCGCGCAAAGTTGCGATCACCGACTTGTCCGTTCCCGGAGCCGCCCGCAGACGATAATTGCCGGTCGCCGTGATGGTGCCCAAATCTTTGGGACGCGCGATCGGCACCGGTACATCCGCGACGGGTTTTTCGTCGCCGCCCGTCGCCGGACGCGCTTCAGGTACGACTCCCGAGCCGGTCAACGCGGGGTCGGCGGCGGGTTTTTCGGCGGCACGCTCTTCCGTCACGGCGGGGAGCGCTTCACGCTCAACACGACCGATCGGCGCGACGCCCGCACCGTCCGAAATTTTTTCGGCACCCGACACATTCGCATTATTGGGATTCCACACATAAACTTGGCGACCGTCGCTCAGGCGGACGTGCAGCCACTTGCCTTGGCGCGAAAGGACTTCGAAGGTCGAGCCCATGGGCAGCGCGCCCAAAACTTTTCCGCTGGGAGCCTCACGAATATTGAGGCCGATATCTGATATCACCGTCCCGGTGAGCGCCAGTGCCGGCGAGGCGCTGAACGCACATGCCAACCAGATCCCCAGGATCCGCATCGGGCTTTGTTTGTTCTGTCCTGCTGAACTCATCACTGTCCTGCCTTCATTAACGGCCATCATGGCCGGGCCCCAACGGGAGCTCCTGGATCTTGACAGAGGCAAGATTGAATCCAAAAAAATGCCCCCGAAATTCAGGGGCTTACAAAGCCATACTTAAAATGAGCCGAAAAAGCGTCACCGCCACTGTCAACTCTTTCGACATCTTCACGAGAGTTTTAGAGATCGAAACCGAGTCCCGCCTGCACGGTCGTGCCCCGGCCCGCAGCGACGCCCGCGTAGAAATAGAAAGGCCTTCCCTTCAGAAAAACACCGCCGCCCAGAAATCCTCCGCCCGCTCCGGCCGAAACTCCGCCCCCTTCTTCGAAGAGTGCGCCCGTCCCGTAACCGACCCCGCCCATCAGGTAGGGGCGAAACCATCCCGAACCGAACAGATACTTCATATCGAGGTCGCCGGCGATGGTGACCTTGGAGTCTTGCGCGTTGAAGTAGCCCGCGCCGATTTCAAAGGCCCAGTTGTTCCAGAAATGCAAAAGATTGAGGCCCACCTCGGCCCCCGCGGGATTGTGGTAACCGATATTCCACGTCCAATCCGCACGCGCGGGAAGGACCGTCATCACGACCAACAGCACAGCGAACACGCGCATTTTCATCTGAACCTTCATCTGAGCCTCCAGTCGTCCATGATACGCCACACCGCCACCGAATGCGATGTTGCCTGAAAACGTCGAAGCCATGGACAATCTCTTCATGACTTCGAAAGACGTCCTCTTCCATATTCCGTCTGTCGTCGATGATCGCACGCCCTTGCCGCAATACCAAGGCTTCAACCGACAAAAGTTCATTCTCGATTTGCGTGACTTGAAGTTGATGAACTCGGTCGGAATCCGCGCGTGGGTCCACTGGATTCGCAGCTTCCATTCGCCGAACGAAGTGCGGCTGGTGAACTGCCCCGTCATTTTTTTGAATATCGCGTCGATCGTGAGTGACGTCGTGCCAAACGGTGTTCGTATCGACAGCATGATCTTACGCTACGTGAATGAAGAATCGGGTGCGACCCTACGCTGCCTTCTGCAGCGCCCGACGACGGACACCTGGCGGATCCCCGAGACCCTCACCCATCAGGGCCAGACCTACGAATTTGACGGGATTCTTTCAAAGACCCTCGGTCGTCTGAAAGGCGAAACCGAGCTTCTCGAGACAATGGCGGAGGCCGACTTGGCCGCCAGCGGACTCCAGGTCCTCACTCAAGACTAGCGGCCCTGGTGATTCGCGCGGCCTTTTGATTAAGGAGCGCGCGGTCCGGCGGTCTGCGACTTCGCTTTCTCTACCGGCTGCAAAAGATCTTTTTTCGACGGCGCGAATTTGCGTGCCTTCTGCAGGCCCGAGTCCAGAAGCGACGGGGTTTCGGCGACGTACTTCTCTACGCTGTGAACCAAAGACTCCAAACGCTTGAGCTGCTGGGCGACCGGTGCGGCGGGCTTCGCGGCGGACTTCACCACCTTCGTCGAGTTCGCCGCTTTCTGCAGGAACGGATCGCGTCCGCGCTCGTTCTCGATCAAACGCTGGCGCAAACGCTCGGTCTGCATCTGTTCATTCGCGAAACGTTCCGCATCCTGGACCTCGGACTCGATCCGCGCCATGCGGTCGTCCTCGGTCTCGGCGAATTGAATGAGGGCTTCGGGCTCTTCACTTTTGCTATTCGGACGCAGCACGATCGGCGCTTCCGAAGCCTTCACCAACTTCTCGAAAGCGTCGGCGATCATCACCGCGAGTTCGTTTGCGCGATGAGCGTTCGCGGCGGAAGTCCCCGGCGCCGGTTGGTCCAGGCAAGCACGCCAGTCCCCCGGACGCTGGGGACGCATCCGTACCCAACCCGACCGGCAACCGCTGACCTTGATTTCATGAACGCTGGCATCTTTCGCGACCAGCCCCTCGAGGGCCGAAATTTTCGTGATCAACGCCGAGACGTCTTTGCGGTGAACTTGCTTCCAGGTCGATTGGCCGCCGTTCAAACGCACGGTCATCTCGTAGTGCGCGCCGCGAGGCTTCAGTTCCATGCGCGCGCTCAAGCCACGGCTCCAGACCTCGACCCGCAGGGGCTCGGGCGCGGCGGCCAGGGACATCATCGGGAAGAAAAATGCCAAGCTGATTTTCACCATGAGGTTTTTCATGCCCCGGCTATCGTCATTTTCCCAATTTGACTCAAGTCGAGTTCTTCTCCGCAAATTTGTCAGCCGAACCGGAGACCGAACTCCGGAATTCTGAAGGTCATCGCCCCCCGTTGAGACCGCTTCATCTTTCCATTCGAAAAAGTCGGAATGACGGGGGAAACTGGGAGAACGCGGATGATGAAACCTCAATGGTCCTTCTTCATGGTGATGCTCGCCCTTCCGGGCTTGCTCCTCTTTCAGAACTGCTCCGGGCAGGCGCTGAAGCTGCGCGTGGACGAACTTCAATTCAAATCGGAAAACATCTCTTCCGGAAATGGCGATGGCTACGGGGGTAAGATCTACGCCTCGGTCGATACGACCGGACAGTGCTCGAGCACCGGTTTCGCGATCAAGGAGCAGTTCGAGTTCCGCGCGGAAGGTATCGTACAGACGATGGAAAACTGCGTGCGCCTGGCGGTGCCGCTGCCCCGACCGGACCTGATCGCGGACCGCACATCCGTCGACGCGCGCCTCTTGATCGTCGACGGCAAACTTCTGGAAGAGCGACGCTCGAGCTGGGAAAGCGGCATCGCGGTGAACGACTTCGTCGACGTCTTCTGTCAGGCCGTGAACGCGAACGAACGTTACGAAGTCCAGCTGAGTCGGGTCTCGGATACGATCATCCTGACGCCCCCTCCGGCGCCACTCGCCTCGGCCCCGACCGATGGTCCGCCCCTACCCACCGGGGCCGCCGCGCCCACCCCTCCGGATCTGGAAGTGCGGGTCCGCTCGGCCAGAGTTCTCTTGCAGAAAGTCGGGCAAAACGGCGAAATCACGATATTAAAACGATTGCAGTTCCCGAAAATTCACGAGCCCGTCTTCCCCATGATGGAAGCCAACGGCACCCGGCTTTTCCATTCAACCGAAGATCCCCGCAACCCCGGAAACATGTTCGTGCGGGCGAACATCAATAACCAGCCCGTCAATCCGGGCGCGCCGAAAGACTTCGATATGCGGCTGAAAGACCAGTCCGCGTACCAAGCCGAAAAAGCCACCTGCTGGCAGGCCCACTAGTTTTTCTTGGGTTGAAAGACGCGCGCGAATTCTTCCTCGAACTTCGCGTGCTCGGTTTTCATCAGCCGATCCCAGACCGACAAGAACAGTCCGTAATTCGCCCGAAAGTAGCGGTGATGTTGCGCGTGGTGGGTCCCGCTGATGATCCATTTTCCGTAACCGTATTTTAACGCCGTCGACGGCAGGACCTCGAAGCCCAAATGATTGGTGATCGCCGAGATCGTCATGAACGTCAGGTGAAAGATCAATACGACCGGATGAAGCGGCAAAAACAAGACGACGAGCGGAATCCAGATCGCATTGATCAACGACTCGACCGGATGAAACGAGAACGACGCCCACGGACTGGGACGCAAAGACTTGTGATGAATCTGATGATAGCGCTCGTAAACGCCGGGTCGATGCAGCCAGACGTGCGTCCAGTAAAAATACGTGTCGTGAATCAGTAGAAGCAAAAGCCAACTGACCGGCAAATACCACAAGCCGTATTCGTCGAACCTCAAATAGAGCTTCGTCCAGCCGAGCTCCCACATCACGCCCAGCAAAACTCCGGTCGCGGCAAAGATGAAAGAGCTCATCAAAGACCACTTCAGTTCAAAAAGTTGTTCTTTCTTTCCGGGAAGTTGCGGATAGATCTGCCGCGCGCGCGTCGCGGCCGGACGCCAGCGGTAGAAAACCGCGTGAAACGGTAAAATCATAGCGAAGTAACGAAACACCACGAAACCCAAGATCACGACGAAGGCGAGCGCCGCGACTTTGGGGGAAAGCAGACTGACCGGAATATAGGATTCCAGCTTTTCGTAATGCTGAACGCTCAACTGGTCCATGAAATCCGGAGCCTATCCCAGTTCGAGACGAGGGGTCCAGGTTTTCCCGAAAGCGCCGATAAGAAATCATGACATCGCTCACTCGCGCGATTTTCGCGCTCACGGCACTCGCACTTCTCTCTGCCTGTTCGGTCGACGGGCAGATCACCGATGTCACGCGTCGAACCTATGTTCCTCGCCTGGGCGAAGCGACCGGACTCATCTCGGGATCACAGCAAAACTTGACGACCCCCGAAGGTTATCAAGTGTCGAGTTCCGTCGGCGCCCCGTTCTCGGGAAAAACCGACACCGTCACGAGCGAAGGCTACACCATCCACTCCAACGTTCAGGGAAATATCAATTCCGAGACGTTTGACGTCATCATCGAGTGACGCTCGAGCAAATTCTGTTTCATTCCAGACCAAAATCCAAAACTGAGACACGAATGTTCGTCTAGAACGACGAAGATTTCGTCACGTTGACATCTTTTTCACCTCAACCCTCAAGGCGCGACGACCGATAAGTAAGTCGTGAAGATGCTTCAGGGATTTGCACTTCGAAGACTGACGATCGCGATTGCCGTTTCCACCATGGTGGGAGCGGCTTTGCCGTCATTTGCGGATTCAAATCAGCTGGTCACGTACCAGGGACGCATCCTGCGTCCGGACGGAACTCCCCTCGAAGGCACGATCGATTTCCAAATCAAGATCTTCAGCCCCGGTCCGTCGAAGTGTCTGCTGTGGTCGGAACGTCAAACGGTCCCGATGCAAGGTTCAAAAGGCGCGTTCTCGCTCGAGATCGGTAAAGACGTGAACCGTTTGACCGGTCCCACCGGCGGCGGCGCGACTTCGTTCGGTCAAGTGTTCGTCAACCACCCGAACCTCGTGATCCCGAGCGCGCAGTGTAACACCGGTTATACCGGCTACACCTCGAACTTCGCGGACGATCGCACGATCAGCGTGACGTTCTCGGATGCGGGCCAAGAAATCCGCGTCGTCGACCTTCCGGTGAAGTCGGTCCCCTTCGCGATGCAAGCCGAGCAAATCTCGGGCTACTCGGTGAACTACCTCTTCAAGGTCGCCGGCCCCGCACAACCCGGAGTGAAAGCGGCCACGCTCTTCTCGCGCGATGCGGTCGACCTGCTTTGGGAGCTCGCCGAAAACCAGGATCTCGAAGGTAAGCAACTGCATAACGTCGGCACTCCCATCGTTGGCGGAGACGCCGCCAACAAAGACTACGTCGACACCCAAATCGCATCGCAAGGTTCGCTGGGGATCGCCACCCTGACGGGCGACGCGAACATCCTCGTCGGAACCGTCGGCAATGCACGCAACCTGAGCCTCGGCACAACGGGCGTCGCTGCGGGCACGTACGGCGCGGTCGCCCCCACGGGCGTGCTGATCCCGGTGATTCAAGTCGATATGTGGGGCCGGATCACTTCGGCCAACAACCAGGCCATGCCCGTCGCCGATGGCGCAGGTCAGCTGGGACTGATCACCGTCGACACCACAAATGGATTGAGTGTTACGAACGGCACCTTGGGTCTGAATTTGACCAACCTGTCAGGAGCGAACTTCGGTGCGCAAGCGCAGAACGTCGTCTTCGCAGGCCCCGCCAGCGGCGGTTCCGGCCCCGTCTCTTTCCGTCAACTGGTCGAAGAAGATATTCCGGTTCTGGCGGCGACGGGCAAAGTTCAAAACTCTGCGACCACCGCGACGCCGGCACTGACCAACGACGCGATCATCGCGCGTGACGCCACCGGCGCCTTCACCGCATCCGCCGCGTTCTTGAACTATCTGGCTTTGGATAACGGTCTGCATGCGGGCACCTCTTCCGCAATCCTGCTGTCCGCGCCGATGGGCGCGAGCTACAGTCTGGTGTTCCCGAACACCGCGCCCCAAGCCGGCGACATCCTCTCATTTGACGGTTTGGGAAATATGGTGTGGGTCCCGGCCGGATCGATGGGCATGACGGGCCTGGAGCTCGTCGTACCGGCGGGCGAGATGACCGTTTCCGCCCCCGTCGGTCCCGGCGAAGGGACACTTTCCATCGGCTGGCGCGATCAAAATGCGCGTTTGGTTTTCGCGGCACCCATCGCGGGTTCGGGTCAACCGACCTTCCGCTCGCTGGATCCGCTCGACATTCCGGATCTCGATGCTTCGAAAATCAATAGCGGCACTTTTGATGTCGCCCGCATTCCCGATTTGGATGCCGCGAAGATCACGACCGGAACCCTGGGCGTTCAACGTGGCGGCACGGGTCTCGACGGTTCGGTCGCGACCACCGGCCAACTCTTGATCGGCACGGGCACGGGTGGCTTCGCCCTCGGAAACCTCTACGGCGGCTCGGGCGTTTTGATCGACAATCAATCGGGCTCGATCGGTATCTCGTTCAATCCTTCGATGGCGGGAGTGGTCACTCATGTCGGCGCGGAAGTGCCGAGCTTCATGAGCGTTTCGCCTTCGGGTATCTCGTCTTCGGGCACATTCCAGTTCTCTTATAATAGTCAGGCCCAGAATCTGGTCTTCGCGGCGCCCACGGGCGGCTCGGGCGCACCGGACTTCCGCGCGCTGCACCCCTCGGATATTCCGAACCTCGATGCCGCGAAGATCACCTCGGGGACACTCGACGTCGCACGCATCCCCGATCTGGATGCGGCGAAAATCACGTCGGGCACTCTGCCCGTCACTCGGGGCGGAACCGGACTCGCGCCGCAGGTTGCGGATGCGAATCGCGTTTACGGCATCAACGCCGCGGGCGACAATTCGGAATTCAAAACGATGGTCGCCGGCTCCGGCGTGATGATCAATCACACCCAAGGCTCGATCGCTTTCACTTTCGATCCGGCCGCCGCGGGCGTCGTCACCAACGTGGGACTCACCGCGCCAACTTCGATCTTCAACGTCTCGGGCTCGGCCGTCACCGGCGCGGGCACCCTGGGACTGCATTTGAACTCGCAAAATGCGACGACCGTCCTTGCGGCGCCCACGGGTGGTTCGGGGGCGCCGGAGTTCCGTGCGCTGACTCCTTACGACATTCCCTATCTTGATACTTCGCATTTGATCACCGGCCTTTTGCCCGTCGAACGCGGCGGCACGGGACTGGACGCGACGTTGGCGACCGATGGTCAGCTCTTGATCGCGGACGGCACCGGTGGCTTCGCGCTGAATACTTTGACGGCGCTTTCGGGCGTCGTGATCCAGAATTCTTCGGGTTCGATCGCGATCGGCTTCGATCCTTCGGCGGCGGGTGTGGTCACAAACGTGGGCCTCAGCGCGCCGACTTCGGTCTTCACCGTCAGCGGATCGGCCATCACCGGCGCGGGCACCTTGGGTCTGACCTTCAACTCGCAAGACACGGCCACCGTGTTCGCGGCGCCCACGGGCGCTTCGGGCGTGCCCTCGTTCCGCTCGCTTGTCGCTTCGGATATCACCGCGGGCACTTTGGATGTCGCGCGGATTCCCGATCTCGATGCCGCGAAAATCACTTCGGGAACCTTGCGTGTCGAGCGCGGCGGCACCGGCCTTGACGGTTCGGTCGCCTCTTCGGGACAACTCTTGATCGGAAACGGCACCGGCTTCGCCCTCAATACCTTGAGTGCGGGTTCGGGCGTGACCATCATCAACGGCGCGGGCTCGATCTCGATCGGTTTCGATCCCTCGGCCGCGGGTGTCGTCACCAACATCGGCGCGACCGTGCCGAGTTATATGTCCGTAGCCCCGGGCTCGATCTCTTCGGCCGGCACTTTCGCATTCGATTTCAATGCGCAGAACCAGAACTTGGTCTTCGCGGCACCCACGGGTGGCTCGGGCGCACCGGGCTTCCGTCAACTGGAGCCTTCGGACATTCCCGCTTTGGACGCTTCGAAGATCACTTCGGGGACACTCGACGTCGCACGTATTCCGGACCTGGACGCGGCGAAAATCACGTCGGGCACTCTGCCCGTCACTCGTGGCGGAACCGGACTCGCACCGCAAGTCGCGGATGCGAACCGCGTTTACGGCATCAACGCCGCGGGCGACAACTCGGAGTTCAAAACGATGGTCGCCGGCTCCGGCGTCATCATCAATCACTCGCAAGGCTCGATCGCGTTTACGTTTGATCCGGCCGCCGCGGGCGTCGTGACCAACGTGGGACTCACCGCGCCGACCGCACTTTTCACCGTGAGTGGATCGGCCGTCACCGGCGCGGGAACATTGGGACTCACACTGAACTCGCAGAATCAGAACTTGGTCTTCGCCGCACCCACGGGTGGTTCGGGTGCACCCGGCTTCCGTCAGTTGGAGCCTTCGGATATCCCGGTCTTGGACGCTTCGAAAATCACTTCGGGCACACTGGATGTCGCACGTATTCCCGACCTCGATGCGGCGAAAATTACGAGCGGAACTCTGCGCGTTGAGCGCGGCGGCACCGGCCTTGACGGTTCGGTCGCTTCTTCGGGGCAACTCTTGATCGGAAACGGCACCGGCTTCGCGCTCAATACTTTGAGCGCAGGCTCGGGCGTCACCATCATCAACGGCGCAGGCTCGATCTCGATCGGTTTCGATCCCTCGGCTGCAGGCGTCGTGACCAATGTGGGCGCGACCGTGCCGAGCTATATGTCCGTCGCGCCGGGCTCGATCTCTTCGGCTGGCACTTTTGCCTTCGACTTCAATACACAAAATCAGAACTTGGTCTTCGCCGCACCCACGGGTGGTTCGGGTGCACCGGGATTCCGTCAGTTGGAACCTTCCGATATCCCGGTCTTGGATGCTTCGAAGATCACTTCGGGCACACTGGATGTCGCGCGGATTCCGGATCTGGATGCCGCGAAAATCACGAGCGGAACTCTGCGTGTTGAGCGCGGCGGTACCGGTTTGGATGGATCCGCAGCCGCCTCGGGACAACTCTTGATCGGAAACGGCACTGGCTTCGCGCTCAATACTTTGAGCGCAGGTTCGGGCGTGACCATCACGAACGGCGCGGGCTCGATCTCGATCGGATTTAATCCGTCGGCCGCAGGTGTGGTCACCAACGTGGGTTTGACCGCGCCGACATCCGTCTTCGATATCACGGGTTCGGCCGTCACTGGCGCCGGTACTTTGGGCCTGAGCTTCCTTTCGCAAGAGACCGCGACCGTCCTCGCGGCGCCCACGGGCGCTTCGGGCGTTCCGTTCTTCCGTTCGCTGATCGCTTCGGACATCACCGCGGGCATCTTGGATGTCGCACGTATTCCCGATTTGGATGCCGCGAAGATCACGTCGGGCACTCTGCGTGTTGAGCGCGGCGGCACCGGCCTGGACGGATCCGCCGCTTCTTCGGGACAACTCTTGATCGGAAATGGCACCGGCTTCGCGCTCAACACTTTGAGCGCGGGTTCAGGCGTGACCATCACCAACGGCGCAGGCTCGATCTCGATCGGCTTTAATCCCTCGGCCGCGGGTGTCGTCACGAATATCGGCGCAACTGTACCGTCTTATATGTCGGTTTCGCCTTCGTCGATCTCGTCGGCGGGAACTTTCGCCTTCGACTTCAACTCGCAAAATCAGAATCTCGTGTTCGCGGCGCCCACGGGCGGTTCGGGCGCGCCCGGCTTCCGTCAGTTGGAGCCTTCGGATATCCCGAACCTCGACGCCGCGAAGATCACTTCGGGCACGCTTGATGTCGCGCGCATTCCCGATCTGGATGCCGCGAAAATCACGAGCGGAACTCTGCGCGTTGAACGCGGTGGTACCGGCCTGGATGGTTCCGCAGCAGCCTCGGGACAACTCTTGATCGGAAATGGCACCGGCTTCGCCCTCAATACTTTGAGCGCAGGTTCGGGCGTGACCATCACGAACGGTGCGGGCTCGATCTCGATCGGCTTTAATCCCTCGGCCGCGGGTGTCGTGACCAACGTGGGTCTGACCGCTCCGACCGCTCTGTTCACCGTGAGCGGTTCGGCCGTGACCGGCGCGGGCACTTTGGATCTGTCCTTGAATGCGCAAAATCAGAATCTCGTGTTCGCGGCGCCCACGGGCGGCTCGGGCGCCCCGGGATTCCGTCAACTTGATCCTTCGGACATCCCGAGCCTCGACGCCGCGAAAATCGCTTCGGGCACGCTCGACGTTGCACGTATTCCGGATCTGGATGCGGCGAAAATCACGTCGGGCACTCTGCCCGTTACTCGCGGCGGAACGGGCCTCGCGCCCCAGGTTGCGGACGCGAATCGTCTGTACGGAATCAACTCGGCGGGCACGAACTCGGAATTCAAAACCGTCGTCGCCGGTTCGGGCGTGACCATCACTCATTCGACGGGTTCGTTGGCGTTTAGCTTCGATCCGTCGGCGGCGGGCGTCGTCACCAACGTGGGTTTGACCGCGCCGACCTCGGTCTTCGATATCACCGGCTCGGCCGTCACTGGCGCCGGCACTTTGGGGCTGAGCTTCCTTTCGCAAGAGACCGCGACCGTCCTCGCCGCGCCCACCGGCGCGTCGGGTATCCCCTCGTTCCGTTCACTGATCGCTTCGGATATCACCGCGGGCATCTTCGATGTCGCACGCATTCCCGATCTGGATGCCGCGAAGATCACGTCGGGCACTCTGCCCGTCACACGCGGCGGTACCGGCCTGGATGGTTCGGCCGCGGCTTCGGGACAACTCTTGATCGGAAATGGCTCAGGCTTCGCGCTCAACACTTTGAGTGCGGGTTCGGGCGTGACCATCACGAACGGTGCGGGTTCGA
Above is a window of Pseudobdellovibrionaceae bacterium DNA encoding:
- a CDS encoding SH3 domain-containing protein, with the translated sequence MSSAGQNKQSPMRILGIWLACAFSASPALALTGTVISDIGLNIREAPSGKVLGALPMGSTFEVLSRQGKWLHVRLSDGRQVYVWNPNNANVSGAEKISDGAGVAPIGRVEREALPAVTEERAAEKPAADPALTGSGVVPEARPATGGDEKPVADVPVPIARPKDLGTITATGNYRLRAAPGTDKSVIATLRGGRSKMTILKREGEWVQVRTDDGKTGWVHKGATEGTACVDGTCRDQARNPRDDAADILSATQDQARGVGKGNACVRNEILKAAKVVVRNNYGNRPASRGQCALGVRQALDKAGVNNGAGLGHAVDYHAKGVMKRKGFVNRINQYNAQNAPPGAILVFKGPLTANYLRNGRMSRPYGNYVGHVTIKGDDGRYYTDGRTVAPAVANRQLVGVYVPEDISKMSPKIRRKCQ
- a CDS encoding sterol desaturase family protein yields the protein MDQLSVQHYEKLESYIPVSLLSPKVAALAFVVILGFVVFRYFAMILPFHAVFYRWRPAATRARQIYPQLPGKKEQLFELKWSLMSSFIFAATGVLLGVMWELGWTKLYLRFDEYGLWYLPVSWLLLLLIHDTYFYWTHVWLHRPGVYERYHQIHHKSLRPSPWASFSFHPVESLINAIWIPLVVLFLPLHPVVLIFHLTFMTISAITNHLGFEVLPSTALKYGYGKWIISGTHHAQHHRYFRANYGLFLSVWDRLMKTEHAKFEEEFARVFQPKKN